In the genome of Xanthomonas translucens pv. cerealis, one region contains:
- the avrBs3 gene encoding type III secretion system effector avirulence protein AvrBs3 produces MEPIRSRTPSPARELQAGFQLEAVQPIADRLVSMPANSPLDGLPARRMESRASPPPSPARSPAFSAGSLSDMLRQQIDPSLFAGSPFDLLPPFAAARAEAAPGEGDEVQSGLRTADDPQPPVRVAVTAARPQRAKPARRPRRAAQTSDASPAAHVDLSTFGYSQQQQEKIKPKVRSTVAQHHEALVGHGFTHAHIVELSRHVAALGTIAGRYQDIIAVLPEAKHEDIVGVGKQKSGARALEALLTVAEDLRGPPLQLDTGQLLKIAKRGGVTAVEAVHASRNALTGAPLHLLPDQVVAIVSNNGGKLALGTVQRLLPVLCKPPYGLTPEQVVAIASNNGGKQALETVQRLLPVLCKPPYSLTPDQVVAIASKIGGKQALETVQRLLPVLCKPPYGLTPEQVVAIASNNGGKQALETVQRLLPVLCKPPYGLTPDQVVTIASHDGGRQALETVQRLLPVLCKPPYGLTPNQVIAIASNGGGKQALETVQRLLPVLCKPPYGLTPDQVVAIASHDGGKQALETVQRLLPVLCKPPYCLTPDQVVAIASNGGGKQALETVRRLLPVLCKPPYRLTPDQVVAIASNGGGKQALKTVQRLLPVLCKPPYSLTPEQVVAIASNKGGKQALETVQRLLPVLRKPPYGLTPEQVVAIASHDGGRQALETVQRLLPVLCQPPHRLTPNQVVAIASHDGGKQALETVQRLLPVLRKPPYGLTPEQVVAIASNNGGKQALETVQRLLPVLCQDHGLTPDQVVAIASQDGGKQALETVQQLLPVLCKPPYGLTPDQVVAIASNGGGKQALETVQRLLPVLCQDYGLTPDQVVAIASQDGGKQALESIFAQLSSPDPALAVLTNDRLVALACLGGRPALDAVKKGLPRALALITRTRNLVPEGTAHLVADAAQVVRVLGFFQCHSHPAQAFHEAMTRFEMSSEGLLQLFRRVGVTELEARSGTLPPASQRWHRILQALGMKGAKPSSASAQTPSQESLHAFADSLKRELDAPNPIHEADRARASNRKRSRSDSVVNHSSAQQAAEVFVPEQRDAARLLPLSSWGVKRQRTRIGGGLPDPGTPTNADLAASSAAFLEQAAAFFGGAGEDPLRFEEEEIAWLMTLLPH; encoded by the coding sequence ATGGAGCCTATTCGCTCCCGCACGCCAAGTCCTGCTCGCGAGCTTCAGGCAGGATTTCAGCTGGAGGCGGTCCAGCCCATTGCGGATCGGTTGGTGTCTATGCCTGCCAACAGTCCCCTGGATGGCTTGCCCGCTCGGCGGATGGAGTCCCGGGCCAGTCCGCCGCCCTCCCCTGCACGCTCGCCTGCGTTTTCAGCGGGCAGCTTGAGCGACATGCTGCGTCAGCAGATTGATCCGTCGCTTTTTGCTGGATCGCCTTTTGATTTATTGCCTCCCTTCGCCGCTGCTCGTGCAGAGGCTGCTCCAGGAGAGGGGGATGAGGTGCAATCGGGTCTGCGTACAGCAGATGACCCGCAGCCCCCCGTGCGCGTAGCTGTCACTGCCGCGCGGCCGCAGCGCGCCAAGCCGGCCCGGCGGCCACGGCGTGCTGCGCAAACATCCGATGCTTCGCCTGCAGCACATGTGGATCTAAGCACGTTCGGCTACAGCCAGCAGCAGCAGGAGAAGATCAAACCGAAGGTGCGTTCGACAGTGGCGCAGCACCACGAGGCACTGGTCGGCCATGGGTTTACACACGCGCACATCGTTGAGCTCAGCAGACACGTGGCAGCGTTAGGGACCATCGCTGGCAGGTATCAAGACATAATCGCGGTGTTGCCAGAGGCGAAACACGAAGACATCGTCGGCGTTGGCAAACAGAAGTCGGGCGCACGGGCCCTGGAGGCCTTGCTAACGGTGGCGGAAGATTTGAGAGGTCCACCGTTACAGTTGGACACAGGCCAACTCCTCAAGATTGCAAAACGTGGCGGCGTGACCGCGGTGGAGGCCGTGCATGCATCGCGCAATGCGCTGACTGGCGCCCCCCTGCACCTGCTCCCGGACCAAGTGGTGGCCATCGTCAGCAATAATGGCGGCAAGCTGGCGCTGGGGACAGTGCAGCGGCTGTTGCCGGTGCTGTGCAAGCCCCCCTATGGCCTCACCCCGGAGCAGGTGGTGGCCATTGCCAGCAATAATGGCGGCAAGCAGGCGCTGGAGACGGTGCAGCGGCTGTTGCCCGTGCTGTGCAAGCCACCCTATAGCCTGACCCCGGACCAGGTGGTGGCCATCGCCAGCAAGATCGGGGGCAAACAGGCGCTGGAGACGGTGCAGCGGCTGTTGCCCGTGCTGTGCAAGCCACCCTATGGCCTGACCCCGGAGCAGGTGGTGGCCATCGCCAGCAATAATGGCGGCAAGCAGGCGCTGGAGACGGTGCAGCGGCTGTTGCCCGTGTTGTGCAAGCCCCCCTATGGCCTGACCCCGGACCAGGTGGTGACCATCGCCAGCCACGATGGCGGCAGGCAGGCGCTGGAGACGGTGCAGCGGCTGTTGCCGGTGCTGTGCAAGCCACCCTATGGCCTGACCCCGAACCAAGTGATAGCCATCGCCAGCAATGGCGGTGGCAAGCAGGCGCTGGAGACGGTGCAGCGGCTGTTGCCGGTGCTGTGCAAGCCCCCCTATGGCCTGACCCCGGACCAGGTGGTGGCCATCGCCAGCCATGATGGCGGCAAGCAGGCGCTGGAGACGGTGCAGCGGCTGTTGCCCGTGCTGTGCAAGCCACCCTATTGCCTGACCCCGGACCAGGTCGTGGCCATCGCCAGCAATGGCGGTGGCAAGCAGGCGCTGGAGACGGTGCGGCGGCTGTTGCCGGTGCTATGCAAGCCCCCCTATCGCCTGACACCGGACCAGGTCGTAGCCATCGCCAGCAATGGGGGTGGCAAGCAGGCGCTGAAGACGGTGCAGCGGCTGTTGCCCGTGCTGTGCAAGCCACCCTATAGCCTGACCCCAGAGCAGGTGGTGGCCATCGCCAGCAATAAGGGCGGCAAGCAGGCGCTGGAGACAGTGCAGCGGCTGTTGCCGGTGCTGCGCAAGCCCCCCTATGGCCTGACCCCGGAGCAGGTGGTGGCCATCGCCAGCCACGATGGCGGCAGGCAGGCGCTGGAGACGGTACAGCGGCTGTTGCCAGTGCTGTGCCAGCCCCCCCATCGCCTGACCCCGAACCAGGTGGTGGCTATCGCCAGCCACGATGGCGGCAAGCAAGCGCTGGAGACGGTGCAGCGGCTGTTGCCGGTGCTGCGCAAGCCCCCCTATGGCCTGACCCCGGAGCAGGTGGTGGCCATCGCCAGCAATAATGGCGGCAAGCAGGCACTGGAGACGGTGCAGCGGCTGTTGCCGGTGCTGTGCCAGGACCATGGCCTGACCCCGGACCAGGTGGTGGCCATCGCCAGCCAAGATGGCGGCAAGCAGGCGCTGGAGACGGTGCAGCAGCTGTTGCCGGTGCTGTGCAAGCCCCCCTATGGCCTGACCCCGGACCAGGTGGTGGCCATCGCCAGCAATGGCGGTGGCAAACAGGCGCTGGAGACGGTGCAGCGGCTGTTGCCGGTGCTGTGCCAGGACTATGGCCTGACCCCGGACCAGGTGGTGGCCATCGCCAGCCAAGATGGCGGCAAGCAGGCGCTGGAAAGTATTTTTGCCCAGTTATCCAGCCCTGATCCGGCCTTGGCCGTTTTGACCAACGACCGCCTCGTCGCCTTGGCCTGCCTCGGCGGACGTCCTGCGCTGGATGCGGTGAAAAAGGGATTGCCGCGCGCGCTGGCATTGATCACAAGAACCCGTAACCTTGTTCCCGAAGGCACGGCCCATCTGGTTGCCGATGCCGCGCAAGTGGTTCGCGTGCTGGGGTTTTTCCAGTGCCACTCCCACCCAGCGCAAGCATTTCATGAAGCCATGACGCGGTTTGAGATGAGCAGTGAAGGATTGTTGCAGCTATTTCGCCGTGTGGGCGTCACAGAACTCGAAGCCCGCAGTGGAACGCTCCCCCCAGCCTCCCAGCGTTGGCACCGCATCCTTCAAGCATTAGGGATGAAGGGGGCGAAACCATCCTCTGCTTCAGCTCAAACTCCTAGCCAGGAGTCCTTGCATGCATTCGCCGATTCCCTGAAGCGTGAACTGGACGCGCCCAACCCAATTCACGAGGCAGACCGGGCTCGGGCAAGCAACCGCAAACGGTCCCGATCGGATAGTGTTGTCAACCACTCCTCTGCACAGCAGGCTGCCGAGGTGTTCGTTCCCGAACAGCGCGATGCAGCGCGTCTGCTCCCCCTCAGTAGCTGGGGTGTAAAACGCCAGCGTACCAGGATCGGGGGCGGCCTCCCGGATCCTGGTACGCCCACGAACGCCGACCTGGCAGCTTCCAGCGCTGCGTTCTTGGAACAAGCTGCAGCCTTCTTCGGAGGCGCAGGGGAAGATCCCCTGAGATTCGAAGAAGAGGAAATCGCATGGTTGATGACGCTATTGCCTCATTGA
- a CDS encoding NAD kinase, producing the protein MPSAPRICFLASSAPPAGAARDQLIARYGDCAPAEADVLCALGGDGFMLQTLHRHGSLGKPVFGMKLGSVGFLMNQFRDDDLAVRLAHAEPAKLRPLEMLAQTESGTTTGSLAYNEVSLLRQTRQAAHVSIDLNGQTRVDELICDGVMVATPAGSTAYNSSAHGPILPLGSHTLALTPIAPYRPRRWRGAILKADIEVRLRVLDPYKRPVSVTADSHETRDVVEVTIRESRDRLVALLFDPEHNLEERILSEQFMV; encoded by the coding sequence CTGCCGTCCGCTCCCCGTATCTGTTTTCTTGCCAGCAGCGCGCCGCCTGCGGGGGCGGCGCGCGATCAGCTGATCGCACGCTATGGCGATTGCGCGCCGGCCGAGGCCGACGTGCTGTGCGCGCTCGGCGGCGACGGGTTCATGCTGCAGACCCTCCATCGCCACGGCAGCCTGGGCAAACCGGTGTTCGGCATGAAGCTGGGATCGGTCGGTTTCCTGATGAACCAGTTCCGCGACGACGATCTTGCCGTGCGCCTGGCGCACGCCGAGCCGGCCAAGCTGCGGCCGCTGGAGATGCTGGCGCAGACCGAGTCCGGCACCACCACCGGTTCGCTGGCCTACAACGAAGTGTCGCTGCTGCGGCAGACCCGCCAGGCCGCGCATGTCAGCATCGACCTCAACGGCCAGACCCGGGTCGATGAACTGATCTGCGACGGGGTGATGGTGGCCACACCAGCCGGCAGTACCGCCTACAACTCCTCGGCGCACGGGCCGATCCTGCCGCTGGGTTCGCACACGCTGGCGCTGACCCCGATCGCCCCGTACCGGCCGCGGCGCTGGCGCGGCGCGATCCTCAAGGCCGACATCGAAGTGCGGCTGCGCGTGCTCGATCCGTACAAGCGCCCGGTCAGCGTCACCGCCGACTCGCATGAGACCCGCGACGTGGTCGAAGTCACCATCCGCGAATCGCGCGACCGTCTGGTCGCCTTGCTGTTCGATCCGGAGCACAACCTGGAAGAGCGGATATTGAGCGAGCAGTTCATGGTGTGA
- a CDS encoding 5'-nucleotidase: MSDNAPRLLTVAITSRALFDLEEGHALFEKEGVEAYSAYQREREDDVLAPGVAFPVVRKLLALNQGTPPETPPVEVILLSRNSADTGLRIFNSIQHYGLGIVRATFTSGEATWPYVKPFGTDLFLSANPESVRRALSHGIAAATILPKAPGEHAQEAAAAAGAIDSERLSTQLRIAFDGDAVIFGDEGERFSREQGVEAFGRYERENAREPLTGGPFRNFLSALHALQSAFPAGEASPIRTALVTARSAPAHERVIRTLREWGVRLDEALFLGGRHKGPFLQAFGADIFFDDSQHNIDSAARERVAAGHVPHGVANLIAKP; encoded by the coding sequence ATGTCCGACAACGCCCCCCGCCTGCTCACCGTCGCGATCACCTCGCGTGCCCTGTTCGATCTGGAAGAGGGCCATGCCCTGTTCGAGAAGGAAGGGGTGGAGGCATACAGCGCGTACCAGCGCGAGCGCGAGGACGATGTGCTGGCGCCAGGCGTGGCGTTTCCGGTGGTGCGCAAGCTGCTGGCGCTGAACCAGGGCACGCCGCCGGAGACTCCGCCGGTGGAGGTGATCCTGCTGTCGCGCAATTCCGCCGACACCGGGCTGCGCATCTTCAATTCGATCCAGCACTACGGGCTAGGCATCGTCCGCGCCACCTTCACCTCCGGCGAGGCCACCTGGCCCTACGTCAAGCCGTTCGGCACCGACCTGTTCCTGTCGGCCAATCCGGAATCGGTGCGGCGCGCGCTGAGTCACGGCATCGCCGCGGCGACGATCTTGCCCAAGGCGCCGGGCGAACATGCGCAAGAGGCGGCTGCGGCGGCCGGGGCGATCGATTCCGAGCGCCTGTCCACGCAGCTGCGCATCGCCTTCGACGGCGATGCGGTGATCTTCGGCGACGAGGGCGAGCGTTTCTCGCGCGAGCAGGGGGTGGAAGCGTTCGGCCGCTACGAGCGTGAGAATGCGCGCGAGCCGCTGACCGGCGGGCCGTTCCGCAATTTCCTGTCCGCGCTGCATGCCTTGCAGTCTGCGTTCCCGGCCGGCGAGGCCTCGCCGATCCGCACTGCGCTGGTCACCGCGCGTTCGGCGCCGGCGCACGAGCGGGTGATCCGCACGTTGCGCGAGTGGGGCGTGCGCCTGGACGAGGCGCTGTTCCTCGGCGGCCGCCACAAGGGGCCGTTCCTGCAGGCGTTCGGCGCCGACATCTTCTTCGACGACTCGCAGCACAACATCGACAGCGCCGCACGCGAGCGCGTGGCCGCCGGGCACGTGCCGCATGGCGTGGCCAACCTCATCGCCAAGCCGTGA
- a CDS encoding spermine/spermidine synthase domain-containing protein: protein MSAASGGNRGAGGRWATLRQLLRPDRAQAHALHPGQPYLERGWRYTSLQFKGEVTQSRMLTWWPHLLEVGYTRSMLGALLLRPEPRCIGIVGLGGGSQAKFCYRHLPQARIEAIEADADVLALRDAFHIPADDARFQALHGDGAQLLPQRRGRYDLLLLDAYDAEGIPAALRTRGFYDACHAALTPGGVLAVNLYATDTRQHVAHLRKIFGGRVLRMDEPELDNHVVFAWTGDVQALDARATLARLSWSARWQLRPTFQRLQRALETTAWRR, encoded by the coding sequence GTGAGCGCGGCCTCCGGCGGCAATCGCGGCGCAGGCGGTCGCTGGGCCACGCTGCGCCAGCTGCTGCGGCCCGACCGGGCGCAGGCGCACGCGCTGCATCCGGGACAGCCCTATCTGGAACGCGGCTGGCGCTACACCAGCCTGCAGTTCAAGGGCGAAGTGACCCAGAGCCGGATGCTCACCTGGTGGCCGCACCTGCTGGAGGTGGGCTATACCCGCAGCATGCTCGGTGCGCTGCTGCTGCGGCCGGAGCCGCGCTGCATCGGCATCGTCGGCCTGGGCGGCGGCTCGCAGGCCAAATTCTGTTACCGGCACTTGCCACAGGCGCGGATCGAGGCGATCGAGGCCGATGCCGACGTGCTGGCGCTGCGCGACGCTTTCCACATCCCGGCTGACGATGCGCGCTTCCAGGCGCTGCACGGCGACGGCGCGCAGCTGCTGCCGCAGCGCCGCGGCCGCTACGATCTGTTGCTGCTCGATGCCTACGATGCCGAGGGCATTCCCGCAGCGCTGCGCACGCGCGGTTTCTACGATGCGTGCCACGCCGCGCTGACGCCCGGCGGCGTGCTGGCGGTGAACCTGTACGCCACCGACACCCGCCAGCACGTGGCGCACTTGCGCAAGATCTTCGGCGGCCGCGTGCTGCGCATGGACGAGCCGGAACTTGACAACCATGTGGTGTTCGCCTGGACCGGCGATGTGCAGGCGCTGGATGCGCGCGCTACGCTGGCGCGCCTGTCGTGGTCGGCGCGCTGGCAACTGCGGCCCACGTTCCAGCGCCTGCAGCGCGCGCTTGAGACGACCGCCTGGCGCCGCTGA
- a CDS encoding DUF2939 domain-containing protein, with amino-acid sequence MKKWLALLFLALLTLGGYVVAGPYLAIRGISQALQQRDAAALERYVDFPTLRVNLKAQVNDALLRRAGPDLQSGLFGGALLSLAGSVSGIGVDAMVTPAGIGALLQGDALWKRASGDTAGGDTYAAPRPPQPLRQAEHRFESTSRFVATLHTADGTAVPCVFTRDGLRWKLSNILLPL; translated from the coding sequence ATGAAAAAATGGCTGGCCTTGCTGTTCCTCGCCCTGCTCACGCTCGGCGGCTATGTCGTCGCCGGGCCCTACTTGGCGATCCGCGGTATCAGCCAGGCGCTGCAGCAGCGCGATGCGGCGGCGCTGGAGCGCTATGTCGACTTCCCCACCCTGCGGGTCAACCTGAAGGCACAGGTGAACGATGCGTTGCTGCGCCGCGCCGGGCCGGACCTGCAGTCCGGCCTGTTCGGCGGCGCGCTGCTGTCGCTGGCCGGCAGCGTCAGCGGCATCGGCGTGGATGCGATGGTCACCCCGGCCGGGATCGGCGCGCTGCTGCAAGGCGATGCGCTATGGAAACGCGCCAGCGGCGACACCGCCGGCGGCGACACCTACGCCGCGCCGCGTCCGCCGCAACCGTTGCGGCAGGCCGAACACCGCTTCGAATCGACCTCGCGCTTCGTCGCCACCCTCCACACCGCCGACGGCACCGCAGTACCCTGCGTGTTCACCCGCGACGGGCTGCGCTGGAAGCTCAGCAACATCCTGCTGCCGTTGTAG
- a CDS encoding DUF2461 domain-containing protein: MTAYFSAASFKFLRALARHNDKVWFNDNRHKYEEHVRQPFLRLITDLQPDLAQVSQHFRSDPRGVGGSLFRIHRDARFSHDKSPYKTWQGARLFHERRKQVPAPSFYLHLQPGESFVGAGLWHPEADTQRKVRQFIFNNPGSWKAAAHAPKLRRRFDFEATEILVRPPRGFPAEFEFIDDLKHKNWVFWRQLDDATMTGPKLRSLVAADLQTLAPFVDYLCAALDLEF, translated from the coding sequence ATGACCGCTTATTTCAGCGCCGCCAGCTTCAAGTTCCTGCGTGCCCTGGCGCGGCACAACGACAAGGTCTGGTTCAACGACAACCGGCACAAGTACGAGGAACACGTGCGCCAGCCGTTCCTGCGCCTGATCACCGACCTGCAGCCGGACCTGGCCCAGGTCAGCCAACATTTCCGCTCCGACCCGCGCGGGGTCGGCGGCTCGCTGTTTCGCATCCATCGCGACGCGCGCTTCTCCCACGACAAATCGCCGTACAAGACCTGGCAGGGCGCGCGCCTGTTCCATGAGCGGCGCAAGCAGGTGCCGGCGCCGTCGTTCTACCTCCACCTGCAGCCGGGCGAGAGCTTCGTCGGCGCCGGCCTGTGGCATCCGGAAGCGGACACGCAGCGCAAAGTGCGCCAGTTCATCTTCAACAACCCCGGCAGCTGGAAAGCCGCCGCGCACGCGCCGAAGCTGCGCCGCCGCTTCGATTTCGAGGCCACGGAAATACTGGTGCGGCCGCCGCGCGGCTTTCCCGCCGAGTTCGAATTCATTGACGACCTCAAGCACAAGAACTGGGTGTTCTGGCGCCAGCTCGACGACGCCACCATGACCGGGCCGAAACTACGCTCGCTGGTGGCCGCCGATCTGCAGACGCTGGCCCCGTTCGTGGATTACCTGTGCGCGGCGCTGGATCTGGAATTCTAG
- the sbcB gene encoding exodeoxyribonuclease I, which produces MPDSFLFYDLETFGADPRRTRIAQFAALRTDAALHPVEEPISFFVQPADDLLPSPIATLITGIAPQQALRDGINEADAFARIAEQMARPQTCTLGYNSLRFDDEFVRHGLFRNFHDPYEREWRGGNSRWDLLDMLRLMHALRPDGIVWPQREDGATSFKLEQLALANGVRDGDAHEALSDVYATIGMARLFREHQPRLWDYALKLRDKRFCGGLLDVVAMQPVLHVSMRYPATRLCAAPVLPLARHPRIDSRVLVFDLEGDIEPLLRYTPEQIADRLYTPQADLPEGEQRIPLKEVHLNKAPALVAWAHLRDPDFARLQIDPAQILAKAARLREAGPELAEKVRRVFGNERASAPADVDASLYDGFLADADKRAMAQVRATPPAQLAPLESGFRDPRLPELLFRYRARNWPQTLSIAEQGRWDDYRRGRLHGDSDLSELGFDAYHAQLADLRSAHPDDATKQALLDQLAAWGQDLQRTL; this is translated from the coding sequence ATGCCCGACAGCTTTCTGTTCTACGACCTGGAAACCTTCGGCGCCGATCCGCGGCGCACGCGCATCGCCCAATTCGCGGCGCTGCGCACCGATGCGGCGCTGCACCCGGTCGAAGAGCCGATCAGCTTCTTCGTGCAGCCTGCCGACGACCTGCTGCCCTCGCCGATCGCCACGCTGATCACCGGCATCGCCCCACAACAGGCCTTGCGCGACGGCATCAACGAGGCCGACGCGTTCGCGCGCATCGCCGAGCAGATGGCGCGGCCGCAGACCTGCACGCTGGGCTACAACTCGCTGCGCTTCGACGACGAATTCGTGCGCCACGGCCTGTTCCGCAATTTCCACGATCCGTACGAGCGCGAGTGGCGCGGCGGCAATTCGCGCTGGGACCTGCTGGACATGCTGCGGCTGATGCACGCGCTGCGCCCGGACGGCATCGTCTGGCCGCAACGCGAGGACGGCGCCACCTCGTTCAAGCTGGAACAGCTGGCGCTGGCCAACGGCGTGCGCGACGGCGACGCGCACGAGGCGCTGTCCGACGTCTACGCCACCATCGGCATGGCGCGGCTATTCCGCGAACACCAGCCGCGGCTGTGGGACTACGCGCTGAAACTGCGCGACAAACGCTTCTGCGGCGGCCTGCTCGACGTGGTGGCGATGCAACCGGTGCTGCACGTGTCGATGCGCTATCCGGCAACGCGCCTGTGCGCGGCGCCGGTGCTGCCGCTGGCGCGGCATCCGCGCATCGACAGCCGGGTGCTGGTGTTCGACCTGGAAGGCGATATCGAACCGCTGCTGCGCTATACGCCCGAGCAGATCGCCGACCGCCTGTACACGCCGCAGGCCGACCTGCCCGAAGGCGAACAGCGCATCCCGTTGAAGGAAGTGCACCTGAACAAGGCGCCGGCGCTGGTCGCCTGGGCGCATCTGCGCGATCCGGATTTCGCGCGCCTGCAGATCGACCCGGCGCAGATCCTGGCCAAAGCCGCGCGCCTGCGCGAGGCCGGGCCGGAACTGGCCGAGAAGGTGCGCCGCGTGTTCGGCAACGAACGCGCATCGGCCCCGGCCGACGTGGATGCCTCGCTGTACGACGGTTTCCTGGCCGACGCCGACAAGCGCGCGATGGCGCAGGTGCGCGCCACCCCGCCGGCGCAGCTGGCGCCGCTGGAATCCGGCTTCCGCGATCCGCGTCTGCCCGAACTGCTGTTCCGCTATCGCGCGCGCAACTGGCCGCAGACGCTATCGATCGCCGAGCAGGGCCGCTGGGACGACTACCGGCGCGGGCGCCTGCACGGCGACAGCGACCTGTCCGAACTGGGCTTCGACGCCTACCACGCGCAGCTGGCCGATTTACGCTCGGCTCACCCCGACGATGCTACCAAGCAAGCCCTGCTCGACCAGCTGGCCGCTTGGGGCCAGGACCTGCAACGCACCCTATGA
- a CDS encoding FAD-dependent oxidoreductase produces the protein MSASPRSITLIGAGLAGSLLAILLSRQGWRVTVYERRGDPRIQDYERGRSINLALAERGLHALRQAGADAAVMAKAVMMRGRMVHFADGRQQLQRYGRDDSEVIWSVHRNDLNITLLQLAEQAGAQIHFYRRLHTVDFDAGYARFIDDRDDQPHDIRFHSMIGADGAGSALRAAMQRKSPMAEHTEFLDHSYKELEIPPNADGSFRIEANALHIWPRGHYMCIALPNDEGTFTVTLFLPNEGEPSFATIRSGAEAMALFERDFADALPLMPQLAEHWEQHPPGLLGTLRLQRWHLDGRAVLLGDAAHAMVPFHGQGMNCAFEDCVALATHLQREPDLGRAYAAFEAQRKPNASAIQQMALENYIEMRDRVGDAGFLLQRQLEHALQTRHPTCFVPHYTMVTFLRTPYALALERSEIQRQILVQATQGHSDLSRIDWAWLERTVHARLAPLDGAH, from the coding sequence TTGAGCGCCTCCCCCCGCAGCATCACCCTGATCGGCGCCGGCCTGGCCGGCTCCCTGCTCGCCATCCTGCTCTCGCGCCAGGGCTGGCGCGTCACCGTCTACGAGCGCCGCGGCGACCCGCGCATCCAGGACTACGAGCGCGGCCGCTCGATCAACCTGGCCCTGGCCGAGCGCGGCCTGCACGCGTTGCGCCAGGCCGGCGCCGATGCCGCGGTGATGGCCAAGGCGGTGATGATGCGCGGGCGCATGGTGCACTTCGCCGACGGCCGCCAGCAGTTGCAGCGCTATGGCCGCGACGATAGCGAGGTGATCTGGTCGGTGCACCGCAACGACCTCAACATCACCCTGCTGCAGCTGGCCGAACAGGCCGGCGCGCAGATCCACTTCTACCGGCGCCTGCATACGGTGGACTTCGACGCCGGCTACGCGCGCTTCATCGACGACCGCGACGACCAGCCGCACGACATCCGCTTCCACAGCATGATCGGCGCCGACGGTGCCGGCTCGGCGCTGCGCGCGGCGATGCAGCGCAAGTCGCCGATGGCCGAGCACACCGAGTTCCTGGACCATTCGTACAAGGAACTGGAAATCCCGCCCAACGCCGACGGCAGCTTCCGCATCGAGGCCAACGCGCTGCACATCTGGCCGCGCGGGCACTACATGTGCATCGCCCTGCCCAACGACGAAGGCACCTTCACCGTCACCCTGTTCCTGCCGAACGAAGGCGAGCCCAGTTTCGCCACCATACGCAGCGGCGCGGAAGCCATGGCGTTGTTCGAACGCGACTTCGCCGACGCGCTGCCGCTGATGCCGCAACTGGCCGAACACTGGGAACAGCACCCGCCTGGCCTGCTCGGCACGCTGCGGCTGCAGCGCTGGCACCTGGACGGGCGCGCGGTGCTGCTCGGCGACGCTGCGCACGCGATGGTGCCGTTCCACGGCCAGGGCATGAACTGCGCGTTCGAGGACTGCGTGGCGTTGGCGACGCACCTGCAGCGCGAACCAGACCTGGGCCGCGCCTATGCCGCGTTCGAAGCCCAGCGCAAGCCCAACGCCAGCGCGATCCAGCAGATGGCGCTGGAAAACTACATCGAGATGCGCGACCGCGTCGGCGATGCAGGCTTCCTGCTGCAGCGCCAGCTGGAGCACGCGCTGCAGACCCGCCACCCGACCTGCTTCGTGCCGCACTACACCATGGTCACCTTCCTGCGCACGCCGTATGCGTTGGCGTTGGAGCGCAGCGAGATCCAGCGCCAGATCCTGGTGCAGGCCACGCAGGGCCACAGCGATCTGTCGCGGATCGACTGGGCCTGGCTGGAACGTACCGTACACGCGCGCCTGGCACCGCTGGACGGCGCGCATTGA